CGTGGCCGAACCGCCGTTCGTAGGCGGCGTTGCCGTCCGCGAGTCCGGTGAGGACATCCTCGTCCGCGCCGTCGGCGCCGGCCTGCTCGCGGCGCGACCAGGCCGACTCACGTCCCGTACCCGCGGCGCGCTCGCCGATGCGGGGGTGCGCCGCCAGCGCCTGGAGGACCTGCGGCCAGGTCAGGCCGAGCACGGTGGCGGCGGCCGTGTCCGCGAGGTCGTCCGCCGACGCGAAGGGCCGCGCCGCGGCCACCTCGGCGGCGAAGGCCGTGGACGCGCAGCAGGCGAGCAGCTCGCGCCGCGCCTCGGGTTCGGGCAGGGCGTTGAGCGCGGCCAAGCCGGCGTGCGCCGGGGTGACGTGCGGCATGACAGCCAGTAGATCGCCCGGCCCCGCGGCCGGTCCAGTGGCGATGACTCCGAACCGGGCCGCGCATCGCCGGGACTTTTCGTGTCATGCTCCAACAGGCCGGAGGCCCCCGGCGACTGTCCTAAGCTGGAGCGCATCTGACCTGCGTTTCCGCGTCAGGGAACGCCAGCCGACACCGAAGGAGAGGGCACGCCGCCGACTGCGGCGGTCCCGGCATGCGATGACCCCTACCTCACCCATCGGCGGCCACGTGTTCGTGGCCGGCGGCCTCGCGACCGGCGGCCTGAAGTACGCCACCGAGATCGACGCCGAGGTCGTTCAGGTGTTCGTCACCAACCCCCGGGGCTGGGCCCTGACCGACGGCAACCCGGCCGAGGACGCATCGCTGCGCGGCAGCGGCGTCCCGGTGTTCATCCACACGTCCTACCTGGTCAACATGGGGTCCCCCGACCCGGCGATCCTGGAGAAGTCGGCGGCGTCGATCCGCCACGCGCTGCGCCGCGGCCGTGAGCTCGGTGCGCGCGGCGTCGTCGTGCACACCGGTTCCGCCGTCAGCCAGACCCGGGAGGCGGCTCTGCGCGGCCTGCGTGAGCACCTGCTCCCGATCCTGGACGAGATTCCCGCCGACGGCCCCGACCTGCTGCTGGAACCCATGGCGGGCCAGGGCAACATGCTGTGCGCCACAGTGCAGGACCTCGGCCCCTATCTCGGCGCGCTGGACCACCACCCCCGTGCCTGTGTCTGCCTGGACACCTGTCACGCCTTCGCCGCCGGCCACGACCTGTCCACCGAGCGCGGCGTCACCGAGACCCTGGACGCTCTGGAGGCCATCGCCCCCGGCCGCCTGAGACTGGTCCACGCCAACGACTCCAAGGACCCGTGCGGTTCCAAGCGGGACCACCACGAGAACATCGGCGCCGGCCACGTCGGCGCCGCGGCGTTCGGCACCCTGATGCGCCACCCCGCCGCGGCCGGCGTGCCGCTGTGCATCGAGACCCCCGGCAAGGGTGAGCGTCACCATCAGGACATCCTGCTGCTCAAGCGGCTGAGGGACGGCACGGACGCCTAGGTACGGCGGCGGCCGGTGAGGAAGCGGTCGAAGGCGGCCAGGGCCGGGCCGGGGTCACGGCGGCCGACACCGATGCGGAACCGGTCGGCGGGGACGGCCGCGAGCGTGGAGGCGTAGATGCTCGCGGGGAGCAGCACCACCCCGGCCGTCTCCACCAGGTCACGGCAGAAGGCCTCCACGCCGTCCGTACCGAGGTAGCGGGGGAAGGCGACGCAGCCGCCTTCGGGAGGCGACCACTCGAACAGGTCCTCGTGGGAGGCGAAGAAGCCGGCGAACACCGGCAGGTTGCCGGCGATGATCTTCCGGTTGCGTGCCTGGATCCGCTCCCCGGCCCCGAGCGCGACGGCCGCGAGGAACTCGCTCGGCACGGCGCCGCAGATCGACGTGTAGTGCTTGTGCCGTTCCAGCGTTTCCAGCAGCGCGTGGTCGTGGCTCGCGACCCACCCCACCCGCAGCCCCGGCATGCCGTACGACTTGGACATCACGTTGATCGACACCGCCGTCGGTGACAGGTCGGCGGCCTGCGGCAGCATGCGTTCCCTGTCGCTCTCCAGCCCCCGGTACACCTCGTCCGACACCAGCCGGACCCCCCGCTCCTCACACAGCTCCACCAGGGCACGCCACGTCTGATGATCGGGGACGGCCCCGGTGGGGTTGTTGGGGAAGTTGACCGCCACGACTTTGGTCGAGGGCCGGATCGCGGCGCGCACCGCCTCGACGTCGAGCCGCCACCCGTCGGCCGGGTCGAGCGGCACTCCGGTCACCTCGGCCCCGGAGGTCAGCGGCACCGTCTCCATCGACTGGTAGTTCGGCACCGTGACGATCACGTGGTCGCCGGGGCCGGCGAGCACCCCCATCACCCAGAAGATCGCCTCCTCGGCCCCGGTGAAGGCGAGCACGTCCTGCGGCCCGCACGTCTCGTACGTCGCCGCCACCGCCTCCCGCAGCCGTCCGGTCCCCCACGTCTCGATGTAGCCGAGCGGCTGTTCCATGAACGCGCGCCGGTCGTCCTCGGTCCCGAGGCCGAGCAGCTCCGCGACGGTCAGGGTCTCGGCGTCCGACGCCGTCAGGTGGTGCTCGGCGGCGAACTCCCACCGCGACAGATAGGTCTCCAGCCGGAACTCCGGCATCGGCGTGATCGTCACAACCCGGCCCTTCCACGGTGATCGTCGGCAGGGACGTCCTTGCGGCCCTCTGGACAGGACTACCACCCGTCGCGATCGGAACGGCGTCGGGCGGGGTGTTCGCGGACGCGATCCGGCCGCCCCCCTAGTGGGCCGGATCGTGTGCAGGGCCGTCTCGCGGCCGGCCGGCGAACACCCCGCCTCGCCGAGGCCACCCGGCCCTACCCCCCGGTCAGGGCCCGGTGGCCTCTGGCGGTCGCCGGGTGCGCGGGTGCGCGTCACCATGTGGCGGCCACCATCGGAACCGTACGACCAGGGCTGCGTTGGGCCTGGTCACACGGTGTGGCTCTCGACGGGCACGACATTACGTCGGGTAATCGGCGGCGTGTGAGGTCGTTGGAAGATGGCTCGCTCAACGGTCAGTAGTCAGCGTTGTGCGGAGCGTTCCGACGCGACGAGCGGTGGCCGCCGGACGACGAGCGGCGAGCCGAGGGCATTCGTGCAGGGGGTTTCGGCGGCGCGGCCGGACCCGGCGGCGATGGCGCGACGAGGCCGCCGGGTGCCGGTCGGCGGGGACGAACGGGCCGCGGTCTGACGGTGAGCGGAGGCGCGGTGCCCGCCAGACGCCGCGCCGGGCCCGCTCAGGCGCGTCAGGGCCGCGGTACCGCGTCGGGAGGGGCCGGCAGGGGCCGGGTCTGGCGGACGAGCCGTTCCCGCACGTGGCGGGTGTGGCGGCGGCTGACCTTCAAGGTCACGTCGCCGACCTTCAGGAAGGCGCTGCCTTCCTCGAAGCGCATCTCCGTGACGTGACGCGCGGAGACCAGGGTGCTGCGGTGGACGCGGATGAACCCCAGCGGGCCCCAGCGGCGTTCCAGCGCGGCCAGCGACATGCGGACCAGGTGGGTGCCGTCGGCGGTGTGGAGGCGGACGTAGTCGCCGCTGGCCTCAGCGTAGCTCACGGCGTGCTGGGGGATGAAGCTGGTGCGTCCCCCGAGTTCCACGGGGATCACGTCCTCTGTGCCGGCGTCGGCGGTGGCCGAGCCGTACGTGGCGAGCTCCAGGCGGCGTACGGCCTCGGCCAGGCGGTCGGGACGCAGCGGCTTGAGCAGGTAGTCGACCGCCTCCAGCTCGAACGCCTGGACGGCGCGGTCGTCGTGAGCGGTGACGAACACGAGCTTCGGCGGGACGGGGAACGCGCCGATCAGGCGGGCCAGGTCGAGACCGTCGAGACCAGGCATGCGGATGTCGAGGAAGACGCAGTCGAGCCGCTCCCCCGCGCCGATCATCGCCACCATGTCCTGCAGCGCGGCCACGCCGTCGGAGGCGGTGAGCACCTGCTCGACACGGCTGTCCTGCCGCAGCAGGTAGGCGAGCTCCGACAGCGCGTGTTCCTCGTCGTCAACTGCCAGCACACGGAGCATGGCCCATACGCTGCCGTCCCGGACACCCGCCAGGCAAGACCTGTCGCGACATTGTGTGGTTGCCTGACGACACCGAGTTATGGACGCGGATGCCGCTTGGGGAGCCTCATGCGGACCGTGGTGCCCTCTCCAGGCGCGGTGTCGATGGCCAGGCCGTAGTCCTGGCCGTAGATCTGGCGCAGCCGCACGTCGACGTTGGCGAGACCGATGCCGCTGTCGCCGATCGGCGGCTCGCCGTCGAGCAGGTCGCGCACGCGGGCCGGGTCCATGCCGGCGCCGTCGTCCTCGACGGTGATGTGTACCTCGTCCCCGGCGTCGCGCACCACCACGCTGACCTCGCCGCTGCCGCCGCCGCGGCGGATGCCGTGGGTGATGGCGTTCTCCACCAGCGGTTGCAGGCACAGGAACGGCACGGGGACGGGAAGCACCTCGCGCACCACGTCCACGACATATCTGAGCTTGCTGCCGAACCTGGCACGTTCCAGCAGCAGGTAGCGGTCGACGCAGGTCAGCTCGTCCGACAGCGTGGTGAAGTCGCCGGCGCGGCGCAGCGCGTGCCTGGCGAACTCGGCGAAGTCCAGCAGCAGTTCGCGCGCGCGGGCCGGCTCGGTGCGGGTGAACGACGCGATGGTGGCGAGCGAGTTGCACACGAAGTGCGGCGAGATCTGCGCGCGCAGGGCACGGGTCTCGGCGGCGAGCGCGCGGCGCCGGGTGGCGTCCAGTTCGGCCAGTTCCAGCTGTCCCGACACCCACCGGCCGAGCTCGGTGGCGGCCCGCACCAGTGTGGCCCCGACCTGCGGGTGGAAGGCGGCCAGCGCGCCGATCACCCGGCCCCCGGCGGTGAGCGGCACCACCACGGCGCTGCGTACCGCGCAGTCGTCGGCCTCGCAGAACAGGTCGTCCCCCGCCACAAGGTAGGGCCTGCCGCCGGCGAGCACCCCCGAGACGTGGCCGAGCAGGTCGCGCACCTGCTCCTCGCTGAGGGTCTCCCAGGGGCCGTCCCAGGCGAGGAGCTGGTCGGTGGAGGTGACGGCGAGCGCGGACGTGGCCGCGAGCGCGCGCAGGTGACGTACGGCGCGGCGGGCCGACTCGCGGGTGAGCCCGGCCCGCAGGTACGGCGCGGCCATCGCGGCGACGTGCAAGGTGGCGTGGGCCGCCGCCGTGCCGTCGTCGCCGCGTCCGCGCACGCGGCGGCCGAGGACGTACCCGGCGACGCCGACGACGACGCACAGCACCACCCATACGCTGTCTGGCATGCGGCAAACCGTAATAGGTGACGGGCCGTGATCGGGGGCGAACGCTACGCGGGACCCTCGCCGGGGTCCTCCTGGTAGGAGTACCGCTGCTCGCGCCAGGGGTCGCCGACGTTGTGGTAGCCCCGGTCCTCCCAGAATCCGCGCCGGTCCTCGGTGAGGTACTCCACGGCGCGCACCCATTTCACGCTCTTCCACGCGTACAGGTGGGGCACGACGACCCGCACCGGGTGGCCCCGGTCGGGGGTGAGGGGCTTGTCGTCGAGCTCGGTCGCGAACAGCGTGGTGTCGCGGTCGAAGTCCGCCATGCGCAGGTTGGCGCTGTAGCCGTACTCACCCCAGATCATGACGTGCCGGACGTCCGGCGCCGGTGGCGCGGCGGCGAGCAGCGCGCCGGCCGGCACGCCACCCCATTCGTTCCCCATCAGGGAGAACTTCGTGACGCAGTGGAAGTCGGCGAGCACGTTGACCTTCGGCAGGCCGGAGAACTCCGGCCACGTGAGGCGGGTCTCCTCCCCCGAGGCGGTGGCGCCGAAAACCGAGAAGCTCCAGGTCTCCGGCCGGAACGCCGGGACGCGTCCGTAGTGGACGACCGGTCGGCCGCGCGGGACGTACTGCCCGGGGGGCAGTCGGTCTTCCTCGGTAGAGTCCGGCACGCAGTCATCCTCCCATCGCGTCCCGCGCCGCGCGGCATCGGCACCCGGGGGCGGCGCGGCGGTCGAGGGCTGCGCTACACTCGATCACGATGCGTACAGCGATCGAGTTTTGGTATGGCGACGGACCCGTGGAGCGGACCGTTCGCCGTCAGACGCTGCGCTGACAGGTAAACGTCACAAAGGCCCCGGGTCCATCTGGACCCGGGGCCTTTTTCGTTGCGGGAAGGACGAAGAACATGGTCATCGTCATGGCTCCGGAAGCCACTCGGCAGGACGTCGACGCGGTCGTCGAGGTGGTCGCCGCGGCAGGCGGCAGCGCGTTCGTCAGCCGCGGCGTGAGCCGCACGATCATCGGGCTGGTCGGGGACGTCGCGCAGTTCGGCACACTCGACCTCGCCGGCATGCGCGGCGTGGCCGACGTCATGCGCATCACCGCGCCGTACAAGCTGGTCAGCCGGGAGAACCATCCCGACCGGACGACGGTGCGGGTCGGTGGTGTGCCGATCGGTCCCGACACGGTGACGCTGATCGCGGGGCCGTGCGCGGTGGAGACCCCCGACCAGACCCTGCAGGCCGCGCTGATGGCCAAGGCCGCCGGCGCCACCCTGCTGCGCGGCGGCGCCTACAAACCCCGCACCTCCCCCTACGCCTTCCAAGGACTCGGCGTCGAAGGCCTGCGCATCCTCACCGACGTACGCGAACAGACCGGGCTCCCCATCGTCACCGAGGTCGTCGCCGCCGACGACGTCGCCACCGTCGCCGAACACGCCGACATGCTCCAGATCGGCACCCGCAACATGCAGAACTTCCCCCTGCTCCAAGCCGTCGGCGCCGCCGGACGGCCCGTCATGCTCAAACGCGGCATGAGCGCCACCATCGAGGAATGGCTCATGGCCGCCGAATACATCGCCCAGCGCGGCAACCTCGACATCGTCCTGTGCGAACGCGGCATCCGCACCTTCGAGACCGCCACCCGCAACACCCTCGACATCTCCGCCGTCCCCGTCGTCCAGCGCCTGTCCCACCTCCCCGTCATCGTCGACCCCTCCCACTCAGGAGGCCGCCGCGACCTGGTCCTGCCGCTGACCAGGGCGGCGGTGGCGGTCGGCGCGGACGGCGTGATCATCGACGTGCATCCGCACCCAGAGCAGGCGCTGTGCGACGGGCCGCAGGCCTTGGTGGACGGTGACCTCGACGCGCTGGCCGGCGTCATGCGCGACCTGCCGCCGCTGGTGGGCCGCACCGCCGCGGCGCTCACCCCGGCGTGACGCGGCGGCCGGGGCTCCTCCCGCCGGGGCCCCGGCTCAGGCGGACCGTCCGGGGTTCGGCCTAGGCGGACCGCTCGGCGCGCTCCATCGCGAACTCCTGCTCGGACTCCGGCTCCTGCTCGGACCCGGTCTCCGCGGACCCGGCCTTCGGGGAGTCGAGCTTGTACTCCTGGATGGAGTCGGCGAGGCGCACGGCGAGTTCCTCGGCGTCGAGCCGCCGCTCGATCTGCCGCAGGTCGGAGATCTTGGCGCGGGTCTCGGCGCGGCGGGGGGTGAGCAGGGTGCAGCAGTCCTCGTCGGGGAGCTCGGAGATCTCCAGGGTGCCGATGCGGCGGGCCTCGGCCATGATCTCGCTCTTGTCCATGCCGATCAGCGGACGCAGGATCGGCATGGACACCGCGTCGTCGAGCGCGGTGATGTTCTGCAGGGTCTGCGAGGCCACCTGGCCGAGCGAGTCACCGGTGACGAGGACGTCGCGGTGCAGGCGGTGCGCGACCTCCTCGGCCGTCTTCAGCATGAGACGGCGCTGGGCCACCACCTGCAGCCGGTCGGCGCCGGAGGTCTTCAGCGACTGCTGCGCCTTGCCGAACGGCACGACGAACAGCCGG
The window above is part of the Sphaerisporangium rubeum genome. Proteins encoded here:
- the uraD gene encoding 2-oxo-4-hydroxy-4-carboxy-5-ureidoimidazoline decarboxylase, with protein sequence MPHVTPAHAGLAALNALPEPEARRELLACCASTAFAAEVAAARPFASADDLADTAAATVLGLTWPQVLQALAAHPRIGERAAGTGRESAWSRREQAGADGADEDVLTGLADGNAAYERRFGHVYLVCATGLTAAEMLDRLTARLGNDEPAERAVVREELAKITRLRVGKLLTAGREAP
- a CDS encoding deoxyribonuclease IV, encoding MTPTSPIGGHVFVAGGLATGGLKYATEIDAEVVQVFVTNPRGWALTDGNPAEDASLRGSGVPVFIHTSYLVNMGSPDPAILEKSAASIRHALRRGRELGARGVVVHTGSAVSQTREAALRGLREHLLPILDEIPADGPDLLLEPMAGQGNMLCATVQDLGPYLGALDHHPRACVCLDTCHAFAAGHDLSTERGVTETLDALEAIAPGRLRLVHANDSKDPCGSKRDHHENIGAGHVGAAAFGTLMRHPAAAGVPLCIETPGKGERHHQDILLLKRLRDGTDA
- a CDS encoding aminotransferase class I/II-fold pyridoxal phosphate-dependent enzyme, producing the protein MTITPMPEFRLETYLSRWEFAAEHHLTASDAETLTVAELLGLGTEDDRRAFMEQPLGYIETWGTGRLREAVAATYETCGPQDVLAFTGAEEAIFWVMGVLAGPGDHVIVTVPNYQSMETVPLTSGAEVTGVPLDPADGWRLDVEAVRAAIRPSTKVVAVNFPNNPTGAVPDHQTWRALVELCEERGVRLVSDEVYRGLESDRERMLPQAADLSPTAVSINVMSKSYGMPGLRVGWVASHDHALLETLERHKHYTSICGAVPSEFLAAVALGAGERIQARNRKIIAGNLPVFAGFFASHEDLFEWSPPEGGCVAFPRYLGTDGVEAFCRDLVETAGVVLLPASIYASTLAAVPADRFRIGVGRRDPGPALAAFDRFLTGRRRT
- a CDS encoding LytR/AlgR family response regulator transcription factor, with translation MLRVLAVDDEEHALSELAYLLRQDSRVEQVLTASDGVAALQDMVAMIGAGERLDCVFLDIRMPGLDGLDLARLIGAFPVPPKLVFVTAHDDRAVQAFELEAVDYLLKPLRPDRLAEAVRRLELATYGSATADAGTEDVIPVELGGRTSFIPQHAVSYAEASGDYVRLHTADGTHLVRMSLAALERRWGPLGFIRVHRSTLVSARHVTEMRFEEGSAFLKVGDVTLKVSRRHTRHVRERLVRQTRPLPAPPDAVPRP
- a CDS encoding histidine kinase, translating into MPDSVWVVLCVVVGVAGYVLGRRVRGRGDDGTAAAHATLHVAAMAAPYLRAGLTRESARRAVRHLRALAATSALAVTSTDQLLAWDGPWETLSEEQVRDLLGHVSGVLAGGRPYLVAGDDLFCEADDCAVRSAVVVPLTAGGRVIGALAAFHPQVGATLVRAATELGRWVSGQLELAELDATRRRALAAETRALRAQISPHFVCNSLATIASFTRTEPARARELLLDFAEFARHALRRAGDFTTLSDELTCVDRYLLLERARFGSKLRYVVDVVREVLPVPVPFLCLQPLVENAITHGIRRGGGSGEVSVVVRDAGDEVHITVEDDGAGMDPARVRDLLDGEPPIGDSGIGLANVDVRLRQIYGQDYGLAIDTAPGEGTTVRMRLPKRHPRP
- a CDS encoding molybdopterin-dependent oxidoreductase; its protein translation is MPDSTEEDRLPPGQYVPRGRPVVHYGRVPAFRPETWSFSVFGATASGEETRLTWPEFSGLPKVNVLADFHCVTKFSLMGNEWGGVPAGALLAAAPPAPDVRHVMIWGEYGYSANLRMADFDRDTTLFATELDDKPLTPDRGHPVRVVVPHLYAWKSVKWVRAVEYLTEDRRGFWEDRGYHNVGDPWREQRYSYQEDPGEGPA
- the aroF gene encoding 3-deoxy-7-phosphoheptulonate synthase → MVIVMAPEATRQDVDAVVEVVAAAGGSAFVSRGVSRTIIGLVGDVAQFGTLDLAGMRGVADVMRITAPYKLVSRENHPDRTTVRVGGVPIGPDTVTLIAGPCAVETPDQTLQAALMAKAAGATLLRGGAYKPRTSPYAFQGLGVEGLRILTDVREQTGLPIVTEVVAADDVATVAEHADMLQIGTRNMQNFPLLQAVGAAGRPVMLKRGMSATIEEWLMAAEYIAQRGNLDIVLCERGIRTFETATRNTLDISAVPVVQRLSHLPVIVDPSHSGGRRDLVLPLTRAAVAVGADGVIIDVHPHPEQALCDGPQALVDGDLDALAGVMRDLPPLVGRTAAALTPA